In Montipora capricornis isolate CH-2021 chromosome 4, ASM3666992v2, whole genome shotgun sequence, a single genomic region encodes these proteins:
- the LOC138047012 gene encoding estradiol 17-beta-dehydrogenase 11-like, giving the protein MWLIFEIFEVIFKIFICHIEAVFRIIVRPSKKNIEGQTVLITGAGGGIGRQLALEFAAHGAKLVLWDINKDSNEETAAQVRARGKVAHTFDCDCSSREDVYRVAAKVQQEVGDVDILVNNAGIMSGKKLMNLKDVEIERTMRINTLAHFWTVRSFLPNMLENNKGHIVNVTSLAGSFPVCNLTDYCASKFGATGFSHSLALELYEMGKTGIRVTCVQPHITNTGLVWHPKARFPSLHPILEPEYVAKEAVAGTLRDQSVVLIPSHTAVHFALNAFMPVKAQLILYDFFQVGVGEHVPAHEKKSD; this is encoded by the exons ATGTGGCTTATCTTCGAGATTTTTGAGGTGATCTTCAAGATCTTCATCTGCCATATAGAAGCAGTGTTTCGGATAATTGTCCGTCCATCCAAGAAAAATATCGAAGGGCAGACGGTGTTGATCACAG GTGCTGGTGGCGGGATCGGTAGACAGTTGGCTCTGGAATTTGCTGCTCATGGTGCTAAGCTTGTCTTGTGGGACATAAACAAAG ATTCAAATGAAGAGACGGCTGCTCAAGTCCGTGCCCGTGGTAAAGTGGCTCACACCTTTGACTGTGACTGTAGCAGCAGGGAAGATGTTTATCGAGTGGCGGCAAAGGTACAGCAGGAAGTTGGAGATGTGGACATATTGGTAAACAATGCTGGAATCATGAGTGGGAAGAAATTGATGAACTTGAAAGATGTTGAGATTGAAAGAACTATGAGAATCAACACTTTGGCACACTTTTGG ACTGTAAGGTCATTTCTTCCAAACATGCTGGAGAACAACAAGGGTCACATTGTCAACGTAACATCACTGGCAGGCAGTTTTCCTGTATGCAATTTGACCGACTACTGTGCTTCTAAATTTGGGGCAACTGGATTCAGTCATTCTTTAGCACTGGAGCtctatgaaatgggaaaaactGGGATTAGAGTGACTTGTGTTCAGCCACACATAACAAACACTGGACTTGTTTGGCATCCAAAGGCACG ATTTCCGTCCCTGCATCCTATACTGGAGCCTGAATATGTTGCGAAAGAGGCAGTAGCTGGCACGCTCAGAGATCAATCAGTTGTTCTGATTCCTAGTCACACTGCAGTACACTTTGCCCTGAATGC